One region of Armigeres subalbatus isolate Guangzhou_Male chromosome 3, GZ_Asu_2, whole genome shotgun sequence genomic DNA includes:
- the LOC134223099 gene encoding uncharacterized protein LOC134223099 gives MDKVLEQLQKEDVRIYDLFLLFGLSDRFVTEFVENGYTVELLKNIERREIEDIIGPPHLADRTKLIVALNEWRQEQGLPPVSTPSDPSKSPIKLTRSTNLQRQDYTARFLITSSPRGRAIIEIYGSTNILTKAQKKAITHIVVDEFKDVFGKLTSSELKNRAAELKQLFPTESEYTWYQPAVEFQGAKKIRLGKLAKGCLYDRNLNYKAEHHKHQQLQISNSEQSQERDLLSEAAIAEYEQIKNWIRHNEDEWESVKEKWSATSAHRLLEISKHI, from the exons TTCTTTTTGGTTTATCCGACCGATTCGTGACGGAATTCGTGG AAAACGGGTATACGGTGGAATTACTAAAAAATATTGAGCGAAGGGAGATTGAAGACATAATCGGTCCTCCCCATCTGGCTGATCGAACGAAATTAATTGTCGCTCTCAACGAGTGGAGACAAGAAcag GGTCTGCCACCAGTCTCCACGCCATCCGATCCTTCAAAAAGTCCCATCAAACTCACTCGATCAACAAACTTGCAGCGTCAAGATTATACGGCCAGATTTCTGATTACTTCGTCACCGAGGGGAAGAGCCATTATTGAAATATATGGGAGCACAAACATCCTGACGAAAGCGCAGAAGAAAGCGATCACTCACATTGTCGTAGACGAATTCAAGGACGTATTTGGAAAGCTTACGAGCAGTGAATTGAAAAATAGAGCAGCGGAACTCAAACAACTGTTTCCCACTGAATCGGAG TATACATGGTATCAACCTGCAGTGGAATTCCAAGGCGCTAAGAAAATCCGATTGGGCAAATTGGCAAAAGGATGTCTGTATGATAGGAATTTAAACTACAAAGCTGAGCATCACAAACACCAACAACTCCAAATTTCTAATTCGGAACAATCACAGGAACGAGACCTTCTGTCTGAAGCGGCAA TCGCAGAATACGAGCAGATCAAAAATTGGATACGTCACAACGAAGACGAATGGGAAAGCGTTAAGGAGAAGTGGTCTGCTACAAGTGCTCATCGGCTCCTTGAAATCTCGAAGCACA TCTGA